The genomic region AGTTGTGACGAGTCAGCCTATTAAGAAATGTAGTTTATGTAGCCTAACAATAAAGCTGCATTAGCTATAGTATGAAAACATTAGTTGAAATACTTAATTATTCAAATGAGTCTTGCTGTGTTCATCCCCTTGCCTGGTATTTAAACTGAAGCTGGCCTAAAGTAGCATTGATTTCGTGGGTGATAGTGAATAGTGTCGGCCTGAATATTGAGTGAAGTGCTTTCACTTTGATTTCTTTTGCTTTCAGGGAAGTTCATCAGACTCTCTGTATCTTTTTCACTCAAGGCCGCCACGTTCACCTTCCCATAACCTTAATTCTGAAGCATAGGAACAGACGATGAAACACTACACAGATATAAGAAGTCCTTGGATGGCCAAATGATATAATAGAGGGTCTGTTCCCATGTGACCTTCTCACTAGATAGGGAGAGCCAGACAGCGAGAGCAAACGGGGATCAAATCCCTTTCCTCCACAGTGTGACATTTACAGTCCAAAGACCATGACCCTTCACtttcaacctgtctcctctctcctctccttctctcctctccttccctgcctGGGGTGTGAGGAGGGCTGTGTGGACCTATGGCCATGTCCTGGTCAGGTCAGTCTATAGAGTCTGAACACACCACATTTTGCACATTCTCATGCCTGAAGCCAAGACACAGTTCTCACAGAAGTCacttgtgtgggtgtgtttttgtctgtctACTCAAGTGACTGTGTCTAAGGAGTTGAGTTCTATCTATGTCAGAGTAACCGAATGGCAAGTCTGGTTATAACACAAGACTGGGTCCGTGGATCTGGTTTTGTTCACTTGGTGTCTCAAAGGAACATTTGGAACAAGAAAACACAAGGATTTTAGTTCTCTAAATGAAACGACCCCTCCAGCCTTCTCTTACATACAGAAATCCAGTCTGGCCGTGGTGGGGACAAGTATATATGTAGCCCTGTGTCATGTGGCAACTTTCCCTAATTTGAAAGCCTTATCTTTTGCTTTAACATGAAACAGCCCACCTTGTATATTCCAGTGTACCAccctcctaaacctaaacctaatagTTGTTTCATTGCAGAATTCCCTGACCTCTGTCTTTGGTTATATGACAGGGTTATTCTTGGAGATCTAAACATTCATGTGTTTAGCCCAAATAATGCACTAGCTAGGGAGTTTTGAACCCGTTAGGAACCTTTAACTTTGTGCTACATGCCACAGGGCCGACACACATTCAAGGCCATACTGTTGATCTGAGGCTGTCCTATGGTACGAATATTGATTACTTGGAAACTattgatgtgtgtgtctctgacaatGTCAGTGTTGTTTTTAAAATgcttcctcctactcctcctaaaAATGTGTTTGTCGTCACTCACTCTCACATCATTATCTCCACAACTCCTAGTAAGTTCCTCTACCAATGCCTTCTGATCCTCTACTACTCCTGTTATTTGTTGTCACAATGATGAATTTCTGGAAAGCTTCAATGATATATGTGAGGCTAAAAccagaaaaaaaaagaaataaagtGCCGGCCAGCGTCTCACCACGATTAAATGACCACACATCTGCTTTCAAAAGTGAACTTGGAAAGGCTGGACGTAAATGGAAGGCCTGTAAACTTCAGGTATTCTATGAGATAATGAAGGAGCTGATGAGAAATGATAATGTTGCGGGTTAAAGATGTAAGAGCGAACTACTTCTCTACCCTGATCTCTGAGAACTCCCACAACTTTAGAAAATGTTAGATCCCAGATTGACAGTAGCTGACTCCATACCAGCATTGCTGGCCAGGAGCCACTTGAGGCAACTACTCTGAGACTGTCTACTGCTTCCTTTTTCTCCTTTGGGCAAATATCCTTTGAGTCCCTCCTTGATACTGTAGGTCACCTGAAGACCTAATCCTGCCCCTTGGACATGATCCCTGCTAGATCACGCCTACTGTTGGGTTGGCCCTTCCATCCTGCCTATTGTAAGTAGCTCCCTGACTTCTGGCTCCTTTCAGCCTGTTTTAAAACGGATCTGGTCCAACCTCTCCTTAAAGAGCCCAATCTAGACCCCTCCTCACTGAGTAATTATAGACTTATCTCTAAACTTTTTCGCCAAGATTTTTTGAAAAAGTCAAGCTTTTCAAGCTTATTTGAGTATGAACAACTTATCTGAAAAATTCCAGTCTGGCTTCCGCTCACTTCACAGCACGGAAACTATTAAAAGTCAGTAATGACTTTCTGTTGGCTGCCGATCCTGGCAAATGCTCTACCCTAGTTCTTTTGGATCTCAGTGCCATGTTTGATACTATTGATCATAATATTCTTGTCACACAGCTGTAGAGGTGGATGGGAATCCCTGGCGTTGCCCTCGATTGGTTCAGGTCatatttatgtaaaaaatatttcTCAGTGAACATATGTGGTTCAGTATCATCCACAGCACCTATTCACGATGGTGTCCCTCGGGTCAATTCTGGGGTCAAATCCTTTTTTCCCTGAAACACATTCAGTGACGTTTGTCCATGTATGATTACCTTCGTCTTTTTAAAGCAATGAGCATGTGCTATGACAATTATAAAATGAAAGGACACATCTATGGTTAATAAAAAATGCTGGATCCCATTACTGCCTATGCGGTCGCTGGTTTCAAAGGTCAATGGTTTGAATCCTCAAACCGACTACTGTAGGTGAAAAATCAGTAGATgtggccttgagcaaggcacttaaccctaataaTGGCTGATCCCTGGCCGTGAACACACTCTCTGAGGGTTGTCCACAGAAATCCCCCCAAAAATCGAATTCACACGTGTATGaaacacacttgtacatgtgtgaaatagtaCAAATGTAAACACCCAAGTAAATACTGTATTGCAAAATGTCTAGGTCAATAAAGACTTGTTGGAACCAGGGAGGGGCGTCAGGGATCTTTTCTTTCTGCTCTCTATAGGAATATAAAACAACCAATTAGTAGAGTCTGAACCCTTAGGGCTTTGGCCCATATGCCACTACAAGCAAAACACACAACAACTTGTACCTAAATATCACAGCGAAGGAAATAACACAGAACTAGCGCAACATGTTCTCCAACACAGCGCGACATGCCATGACCCATGGCACATGAACAACATGTTCTCCAACACGGTGCGACATGCCATGACCCATGGCACATGAACAACATGTTCTCCAACACATTGCGACATGCCATGACCCATGACACATGAACAACATGTTCAACAGCACAATAGCAGTCATGCCACCCAGCACTAATATTTTTGTCACAGGTGTTGTGATTTAGGGTGGTGACGAGCCAATGACATAGGCATAGTTGAACTACCACGACCCCATGTGAACACACTGCTCTTGGACACCGCTGCACAGCTTAAGGTCAGAGAGGTGAAGTAAAGGTCGTTCTATAAATAGAATCAGACCGGTCTACTCCTCGGGGGATGGGATACACTGgtgatactgtgtactgtacttgACCCTGCTTAATATCACACcacatgatcacacagtcatcatggGTCCTACTGTAGTCCATGGTAGGCTCATATAATGGCCAACTTTTCCCTTAATTGAGGGTTTTCATGTAGGCCTACAGATTTCTGTAAGAACATTTTTCATTTGTGTCTGATAACTAAACATCTCAAGTGCTTTTGAGAAAATCAGAAGAAGCCAAAAGTAGTTTAGAATACTAAAGAGGAGCCATGGTCTGGCCCTAAATCTAGACCCAGAAGACCCTAGACCAGACGGTGCGAGGCTGAGAGTAAAGGAAGACTCCTGCTGTGGGCTATGTGTCAAATATACAGTGCTCtccgtaattattgggacagtgaagcatttttTCTTCTTTTGGATCTATACTCTAAATGTTTGGATGTTTTctcatccatatcaggtgaactgTTTAGAAAATACAGCACATTTGTACACAGTCCCCCCATTTTTAGGGGTGCAaaggtattgggacaaattcacttatgtgtattaaagtagtaacaAGATAAttgtgcgtctaactttctcactcatctttattcacgattcattcaggcctatctgtaatcatggaagcatccacattaatgtagaagtgtttagagaCATTATATTCTTATtaacaataaaagtgactccaaaatgacacaatacattatttatcattcatttctattgggcacaaaataatctgaaacacaaccaaaacaaactgaaaATGCAACCAACAAATccgtagagtcacaagcttgatgtaatcattggtGCTATGAATATGAGACCAAATATTAAACTTTGACTGCTTTAATAGAGCAATCCtacaaccctggtgttgccagCACTGTTCATGCTCCGACTAACTTGAGTTATCTGAAATATCTTTATATTTGACCTCTGGTAAAACATGCATCAGAAAGGTGTACATCTGGGTTCATATGCTGCTGAATTATCATCAGTCTCATTATGTCCATTAAGAGTCCAGCACTAAGTCTGGAATCTGGAATGCACATCGGTTTGGACTTTGCAACATGACAGACTAATTCAGACTGACCTCTTGTGGTTTACTTTAGGGACTGCATCCAGTCTTTTAACCTGAGTTAAAACCTCTTCTGTGAGGAACACACTACTGACTCTCTAGAGCCCTCAAATTCAGCTCTGGACCTCGAAGTCAGTTCCATTGCAttgtttcattgttcccctctaatcagggacttgTTTAGagctgggacaccaggtgggtgcaattaattaccaggtagaacagaaaaccagcagcatccagacctcgtagggtcagagttgagtaCCCCTGCTCTAGAGACTCAGTATCCACCATGGTGAAATGCCCTCTTTCTCCAAACCAGAACTGACCCTTGTGAAATGCCCTCTTTCCCCAACCCAGAACTGTATTTAAAGAGAGAAGATGATGTTCTGTTTGGGAAGTACTTGTCATATAGACAAGAGTTAACTCCCTTCTATAAGTGAGATACTAACAACATAGTAAATTCAGTTTGGAAGCATCAGTGGTAGCTTGATTAGCGTAGCTCCAAGCCCTAATTGGTCCTCCCACACAACCCCACCATTTAATGCAGGCATTTCATTTAGCTCTGAGGAAGACATgtaccttctccctctccctcagctGCCTGTGGCAGATTTAATAAAAACGACCATGGAAACAGAGGTATAAATATCTGCTGTGAGAAATTGAACCTTCAAATTGAATGGAAATGCATGAATATGTAGATGACGCATGCCAATGTGAAATGAACAAATGGAGTCGAGGATTTGAGGATGAATCTGCCACTGGAAGGTGTCAGGACTTTAATAGAACAACACTCAATACAACGTGGTTCAGTGTACATTTATTCATGCCAAATGTATGTCAAATCAATAGCAGAGAGAAGAAACATTTGACTTGAAttatattattacattttttcAAATATTTATTTCCATTAAACATGCCATAACACAACTATTCCTGCAGGATTAACAGGGACAATATTAGTCAAGAAAGACAACTTTTAAATACCTAGTTTTAAATAAAGTGCAGATTTACTGTCAAAACAACACTCAGAGACTTAAAATGTAATAACATCTTGATGTAAACATAACTCTGATACTTTCAAGATTCAAATGAATAGATGTACAATAAGTACAGATAACCCCTTCCAACAGCCAGGAGACATACAGAGTAACTTTCTTTAAGCTCGATGGAACCACATTAGCAATACAGCAAGTACTACAGCTACGCTACATGTAGACCTCCTTTGTACTCACATTAACATCCTTGTATTCACCACATGTGTGTAAATGACTGTGTGCTGTGTAGCAGCCTACTGTGTGTTCGTCCTCATATCCCCTGAGGGGTGtcagtctcttcctctctctccactagcaGCCCAGTCCACTCATTGACCCGATCCTGTCCAGTTTGAGCCCGAAGCATCCTCGGTTCCACCCCCTCCGCGACCGGTCCGTCACAGCTCTTTTCTGATTGGCCAGGGTCCCCTTCAGGAGGCGGAGCCAGGTGCTGTCACCCTGTGCTGGTATGTCAGCCCATTTGGGGTACTCAGCGACTTTGACCCCGGAAGTGAAAGCCGAGGAGGGCTCCTCTGGTTGGCTGCTCACCAGGTTCTCCAGGTCATCCAGGGTCAGGTCGTTGTAGCGATCCAGAAACTGCTCAACAAACTAGGCAGGAACAACAAATATGCTGTTATTATTATGCAATAAACATGTTATTATTACTACGCAGAAAAGTCATGAGAGCTCAGTAAAAAAGTTATTGATGATCCAAATATAccctctactcccctcttccccatctcccctctgtcccactctccccagctccctctactctcccccctAACTTTccactccccctctttctccatccccatcccctcttttcctattctcctcccattacccctctcccttcaccctCCTTACCTGGATGGCATCAGGTGATTGGTGCAGGGTGCGCCCCTCTGTGTGTCCCAGGGGTGCTATCAGGAGCAGAGCAGCACAGAGCAGAGCTGGGTACAGCATGGCAGTAGTGAGTAGAGGGAGGGCAGGAACAGTAATGCAGGAGACTGGCTGGACACGACTACACTGACACTGCAATGACAACAGGATTCTGTAAAAACAGAGAGGAATTCATATTAATATGCCAATATAGATAATACAGTGACTATTGATACAACTATAATACATCTCTAAAACCATACAGAAAAATGTTTGACTGCACATTACACAGAGCAACGACCACCACCACGACTCTACTGACCATAAAGGTTACATCCATGATCATGCTTTATGATGGCTTTTAATACTCTGATGTTAATAATCAAATAAATTAGAAAAACTTCATTTTCACCAAGGGAGAAATGGCCTTGTACACACAATATACTGCTGTATGAAAAGCTGAGACGAGGTAGAAATTGTGACATTATGTCTGTGAGATGAGTAGTGATTTTTCATTTAAAAACGTATAAAAAATCTGATCGACAAATGAGCCCCTGATTCCTCTATAACAATTATACTTCCTGGTTCTTCATGATCAAATAGACATGGATGCATTTAAGTATTTACTCAAAAATAATCATTATTACATGACAACGTACAAATTCCATCTTCCTATGTACCTAATCAACCTGAAAGTACAGGTGCATAACCTCTCACCCTTTCGCTAAACGAACAAATAAAGAATGCATGAAACAACTCACACTGTCTTCTTCTCTTGTCTCCGATGCTGTGGGTCACTGTGTGCTCTCACAGGCTGGCtgcatctgtctttctctcacgcAGTCTTTCCCTCTCTATCAGCTACCTCTCACTGGTTGGCACCTGCTGAAAGCATCACTATCTCACACTTTgcccctccttttctcctcttccctctctctcactgatgTTATTGAAGGGATGAGTTTGCCTCTTGTGTTCGCTTGGCTGTGGTTTAATGTTAGTGTATCAGCTGGGATGATGCGGTGGGTTTATACCGGCAAATATCCTCCCTCcggccccctccatctcccctcccctacttCATCACTGGGATGATGTCATGGCAGTAGGAGTGTTTGTCATCACCAAGGTGACTAGAAGATGCCGGTGGCCACACATCTCCCCTGCTCGGAACACAATGATGTCACGGGAGGACACCCGCCAGGGTCAAAGGGCAAACAGAAACATGACAAGAGCGCCCAACGGGTACAGTGGCTGGGGAGGACCACTTTTTGTAACTGGACCTACAGTGGAGGTCGTCCTCCATCGGTCTGGTAACCCCACCACCCCATCAGTAGGTGTGTATATCCTTGCACTGTATTTGTGTCATAGCATCTCTGCTGTGTCATTGCAAAGCCTCACTTTCCATCCTgtgtgtttatagcctcgctctaccctgtgtgtttatagcctcgctctaccctgtgtgtttatagcctcgctctaccctgtgtgtttatagcctcgctctaccctgtgtgtttatagcctcgctctaCCCTGTGTGTTTATAGCCGCGCTCTACCCTgtgtgtttatagcctcgctctaccctgtgtgtttatagcctcgctctaccctgtgtgtttatagcctcgctctaCCCTGTGTGTTTATAGCCGCGCTCTACCCTgtgtgtttatagcctcgctctaccctgtgtgtttatagcctcgctctaccctgtgtgtttatagcctcgctctaccctgtgtgtttatagcctcgctctaccctgtgtgtttatagcctcgctctaccctgtgtgtttatagcctcgctctaccctgtgtgtttatagcctcgctctaccctgtgtgtttatagcctcgctctaccctgtgtgtttatagcctcgctctaccctgtgtgtttatagcctcgctctaccctgtgtgtttatagcctcgctctaccctgtgtgtttatagcctcgctctaccctgtgtgtttatagcctcgctctaccctgtgtgtttatagcctcgctctaccctgtgtgtttatagcctcgctctaccctgtgtgtttatagcctcgctctaccctgtgtgtttatagcctcgctctaccctgtgtgtttatagcctcgctctaccctgtgtgtttatagcctcgctctaccctgtgtgtttatagcctcgctctaccctgtgtgtttatagcctcgctctaccctgtgtgtttatagcctcgctctaccctgtgtgtttatagcctcgctctaccctgtgtgtttatagcctcgctctaCCCTGTGTGTTTATAGCCGCGCTCTACCCTgtgtgtttatagcctcgctctaccctgtgtgtttatagcctcgctctaccctgtgtgtttatagcctcgctctaccctgtgtgtttatagcctcgctctaccctgtgtgtttatagcctcgctctaccctgtgtgtttatagcctcgctctaccctgtgtgtttatagcctcgctctaccctgtgtgtttatagcctcgctctaccctgtgtgtttatagcctcgctctaccctgtgtgtttatagcctcgctctaccctgtgtgtttatagcctcgctctaccctgtgtgtttatagcctcgctctaCCCTGTGTGTTTATAGCCGCGCTCTACCCTgtgtgtttatagcctcgctctaccctgtgtgtttatagcctcgctctaccctgtgtgtttatagcctcgctctaccctgtgtgtttatagcctcgctctaCCCTGTGTGTTTATAGCCGCGCTCTACCCTGTGTGTTTATAGCCGCGCTCTACCCTgtgtgtttatagcctcgctctaccctgtgtgtgtggtgccTTCTCTCCCTCATACAGTGAGCTACAATCTGTCAGTACCATCTGCTCTCAGCCCCATGCAGCCTCTCTGCCATAACACCAGCAGACATTGCAGATTCATCTCAGCACCCAGGACCAAATCTCTCATACATGCTGGTGTTGTCTGTCATAAGAGACTACCAGCAGATATGATTTGGCTACACCCTACAGCTGTGTTGTAGTACATATTGAGTGTCTCAGTCCTGTCTCCTGTAGGGTTTATTTGTactcggtcttgactcggtctcggaCACAAGACCAGAGTAAAAAACTCATCattatcagcttccattcagtcagcaCATAGAGCTGCTTCGTCAGGCCACATATATACACTCCTTTTTTGAAACATGAATGTCTTAACAGTCTTTATACCTAATTATAGATGTTTGCGCAGTGGCAAACCTATAGGCCTCCAGTGATTCTGTAAGGTTCTTGATTCTGAAAGGACATCAACCGTAATACCAGTTTACTGGTATAAACAGTATATCCGGTTTGTTTTCAGTGGGCATAGCATATACTCATTTATTAATCCCTATTGATgcgtatcaaagtagtgtagtggacgTATACGATTTATCAATGACCCAGAtaaatcatgcacaaagtagcctacacaatCGCGAAgaacctggggcggcaggtagcctagtgttgggccagtaaccgaaaggttgctggatgagtccccgagctgacagggtaaaagttctgcccctgaacaaggcagttaacccactgttccccggtaggccgtcatcaTGAATAAGAATTAGGTCTTAACtgactaaaataaaaaatatattcacATGCGCGCCGCACACACAGCCTAGTTTCAGAAGAATAACATCTGCAGGCAGCTCCTAACTGTTTTTTACGtggagcagctcacagaagaaTGACATCAGTAACCGGTAGGAAAGACGTTTCAATTTTGTCAACTCAAGCCATCTCTGGCCTCCAGATTAGCTGCAGGGAACTAGAGTGGAGACCAtaaaaacacagacactaacaGGACAGAAATATCCTATCTATTAAGCATTAATTCCCAACTATTAATATCAAATAAATCAGGGAAATATGTTACTTTTATATCACACTTTACACAGCgagagatgcaggtgtcattttgTTAGCGAGCAAGAACTTGAACAACTGTTATACAGTTATCATATCTCTTGCGTtcgcaaattcactctggctatctactctgatttcagagtaCTCTCgactgagtgtgccagagcgcagaacaactgatgaatttacgaatgaCTGAATATGACCGGTGCCAGTAAACAAAGGCAAAAAAAGTAATAGTTAGTCACGAACGCTCTAGATAACAGGTAAACAACACAATCAGTtttgctagggcgagtaaaatagtcagagtgaggtgttctctcatttgtgtctggaagtagttttaactagcaagctagccaactttagccagttagttgggtgcttggttgggacaagcatgcattggaaggcaagctgcagaaggatgaGGCTACAATTCCCTGTCATgtatcagtgcaattttgacaAACACGCTGGAAAAGTCTGTGTTTATTTAATGTTCCTTTGTTAGATTTGATCTCATCTTGCTATGGCTAGCattagttgatgatattgttatgtgtataaCTAAGGGAGAGAGTGCCTACCTTTTCATGgctgtttgatcaataggactgtaaagttcccaaatgtaagaggaccCCCGTGGTGTTTatatatttgcagaaatccattccaagggtattttgtgggttttgGTGAATGTATTCTAATGATCCAAAGTCGCTGTTGCACCTGCCTGAAAACACAGTatagttcaaagtgaatgatggcaggcccatgaGGCAAATGGCACGTTTgtatactgtagctctgattgactATTAGTGCACTGGTCTGTGTTGCCTCCGGATCGGGACAAGTTATttggttttatttactgcagtgacTATTAATTGCCCAAACGTACAGGCCGCTTTCacactctatattgctatagaagtgattaaaatgtgaaaatgaccatatcgAAGTGGTCACTTGTCAGAATTGTTTACACAAGTGTCACATTCTTCCTGGGGCAGTATATGAACAGATTAAGATTGCATGTTGCTAACTGTCAGTTCCGCTTTAAATGCAAGTgtttcacacacattattttcaaAGAGATGACTAACAAGCAAGCCCTTCAATAATAAACAGTTCCACTCACCAGATGGGATATGAAAGTTATTCTTGAAAAGGGAGACGCTAATAAATTAGCAACATCCTCTTTGATAACACCTGCTGAATCAGCTGCAAACTTGCTGACAACAAAAGCTAGAGTGGGAAAACTACTGCTCGCTATCGCGCAGTGACCTGTTGGCCTTCAAGGAGGCAGAAGTTTCTCTACGTTTTTGTAAAAACAGTCCCACTCATTAagtcaaaatgtgattggttgagTCCACTGTTACTCCAAAATGTTGCAGTTGAATGGCAGATGCCTTTACCTAGCTTCTGATGGCCTAGTCAATGGCATATTTTGCTAGTTAGATTTATCTCCCCAGAGACGAGCAAAGAAAAAGATATCCAATCAGGATTTTTAGTCTTAACCCTTTCCAACAAACTGAAGAGATTGAATCAGATCATTAAAAATAGAATTTTAAGACAAAGTCGAGACTGAGCCCGGGGGCGCTGTCCCAAACACTGGCCTACAGACAGTAAGGTCTGGCTGTGGATGGATTTGCAAATTCAGCAACATTCTCCAGTAATACCTCTTTTACAGTATAATGAATACAAATCATGAAGCAGTTTGACAAGCCCTTGTCTCCTAAAAACATCTTCCATATCACTTAGTACAGGTGTTTGTCTTGGTCACACCAGTTGATGCCACTCTCGGTTCTCTGCATTAACATCTAAGTGTTCCAGGTTTGACCTCGTTTTCCCTATGGGTTCCATTTCAGGAAATTGGGAACCTCTAGGGGAAAAACTGGACAGGAATCTATTGAGCTACTAATAAAGTTGGATTAGACACGCCCCACAGAAACCAGCCACCATCACTCACCAGTCCCTGAAATGGTAGTTTATTTTCATGCATCTTTAGTTTCTCACAATATATTCAGTTGTCATCCAACACAAaatgtctgtcagactgccaacGCAGAGTTTATAATCCCAAACTTTACATTCTTAGTCTGAAGTCAAAAGGTGTTTTTTACCTTTCGTTAACTCAAAAACAGAAGTGTACTCCTGTGTCAATTAAAAGGAGAGAGCTAGAGTGGCGAGAGGGAAGAGATTAActacaaaaggggggggggggggtgaagctACAAGACACGAAGATGTCTGTGAGGAGAGCGACCGAGGAACGTAACAGGCAGAGAAAAAGCATGGAACaggagggaaggggtgtgtgGGAGAGGGGAAGACTTTGGCGATATCAGGAGGTATTGAGGGGCAGAGATGGAGCACGTGTCAGAGGGAGAAATAGGGAGTGAAGTCTAAAATAAGTGTAAAATAACATGCTACCATTTTGTTCAGTTGTCAGGCACATCATATACCAGGTGAGACCCGGGAAAAAAGTTAGGGATACATTGTTTAAATGTTTTTAACACAAGTGTGTGGGGGGTGAAAAAGCACATTACTAAGAAAAGTTTTTTTAAGTATTTTATTGTAAGTGCAAAATTGTCCTCTTTAGTGGTCAAAACGTAAATATGATAAACACCCCCACACGTGATATAATTTAAAAGCCCAATGTCTTCTCAAACAGGACTTAATAAAACGGCTCGTATGGCCTCAGATACAGACCAAGATCTAAATATCCACTAGAGGAATAAAATTACCTGCTGGGTCTCAGGAGGATTTAggttaacaggtttattaacttCCAACAGGTGGGATTACAGAATATTTCAAACTGGCAGAAATAGGACCATGGAGGAGAGAATGAAGGAGTACGAATGGTAGCAACCGTGTCTAGCCAAGCTGGGACAGTCCAACCTGAACACACACTATTTCACTGACCAAACACACATAATGCAAGAGAAGGGCATTCAATACTCCTTGTAATGAGGGCATAAATCTGACTCCACTTGCAAACACACACGGATCACAGCGGTTGAGTTGTTCACACCAAAGGTTTATTAAAAGTCTTGATTCAGCTACAAAAAAAGGTGAGTATTTAGTCAAAGTATTTAGTACTGACTAGAGCTACATTAAAAGataaaaagtttttaaaaattaaaaaacatgACTTAAAAAGATGACAAAACCAATAGAACATGTGACATACAAACTAAaagcagaggaagagagtgatcagtGTCGGAGACGAGCACGTCGAGAGGTGCGGGCGATGGGTGTGGTCACCTTAGGTGTCTCACTCTCTGCCATGACAGCGTCTGATTgggtaaaaacaaacaaatatcaGTAACATTGATGTGTTAATTTGACAAGCAACAACTAACCAGATTTGTTCCTATGAAATTGCAAAGattaaaataaatataatttCATTCACTGGGCTCAAATGTACTTCATGACACAATCCT from Oncorhynchus masou masou isolate Uvic2021 chromosome 29, UVic_Omas_1.1, whole genome shotgun sequence harbors:
- the LOC135521316 gene encoding C-type natriuretic peptide 1; translated protein: MLYPALLCAALLLIAPLGHTEGRTLHQSPDAIQFVEQFLDRYNDLTLDDLENLVSSQPEEPSSAFTSGVKVAEYPKWADIPAQGDSTWLRLLKGTLANQKRAVTDRSRRGWNRGCFGLKLDRIGSMSGLGC